In the genome of Fusarium fujikuroi IMI 58289 draft genome, chromosome FFUJ_chr02, one region contains:
- a CDS encoding related to nuclear assembly factor NAF1, whose translation MSGFQIPGLGQAKPNETLPPMPADVLAAAAASVQDTEITDAVPNNPKDQPSASAATEAKPSEAEPAPVADSDAMVVDQPESPPSLTGALEAAIGGLNPTQAAQPAPTENTETVPLQNDQGDNPEWEVDSSPYESSSESSSSDSSDEDSDDNEGYELLGVEETARLLMQAEGGSDDEGDRGATSSRTTQVRTKNEIPEEVIPKPDVTITSEMKMEELGAIEHIVENMMLIKAFTPGEYQVLDSGSVLCTAERVVIGAIADTIGKVLQPMYTVRFTSDQDIKDLGLEVGQTVYYPTDHAAYVFTEPLKNMKGSDASNLHDEEVGDDEMEFSDDEKEAEYKRAIKQKKKDKWKKDPSRGGKEPHPLRQESRPDGGLNYDDDDDGPYKPLARPPGYGSGPSTTEIYEPPSSRNFNQRGGRRGDSRGRGGRGRGSGRGGRGGFNQPRDGYSLPPQASPQHVQQAAPPAPWAGAQAPAQGAAPAMPNFGFQIPGWPQPPAQGNAAAAPPPPPGWPAAQGQQQAANGGSFVNPAFFAALMSSMQAQQNGQSPWGQQQQPPNSGNGQGQ comes from the coding sequence ATGTCCGGTTTTCAAATCCCCGGCCTCGGCCAGGCCAAACCCAACGAGACCCTTCCGCCCATGCCTGCCGATGTTctagctgctgctgctgcaagcGTTCAAGATACCGAGATCACGGATGCTGTTCCCAATAACCCTAAAGACCAGCCTTCAGCATCTGCTGCTACCGAAGCCAAGCCCTCTGAGGCTGAGCCCGCACCAGTCGCAGACTCAGATGCTATGGTAGTCGATCAACCCGAAAGCCCTCCTTCTCTCACAGGTGCCCTCGAGGCCGCCATCGGCGGTCTAAACCCCACCCAAGCTGCTCAACCAGCTCCCACAGAAAACACCGAGACCGTGCCACTTCAGAACGACCAGGGCGATAACCCCGAATGGGAAGTCGACTCTTCTCCATACGAATCATCCTCAGAATCAAGCAGCTCTGATTCATCCGACGAAGACTCTGATGACAACGAAGGTTACGAACTTTTGGGCGTTGAAGAGACCGCGCGCCTGCTCATGCAGGCTGAAGGAggatctgatgatgagggcgaTCGAGGAGCTACTAGTTCAAGAACCACCCAGGTCCGAACAAAGAATGAGATTCCTGAAGAAGTAATTCCCAAGCCTGATGTCACAATTACAtccgagatgaagatggaggagttgGGAGCCATAGAGCATATTGTGGAGAACATGATGTTGATCAAGGCATTCACGCCTGGCGAGTACCAGGTTCTTGATTCCGGATCCGTGCTCTGCACAGCTGAGCGAGTCGTCATCGGTGCCATTGCAGATACGATCGGAAAGGTTCTGCAGCCTATGTATACCGTGCGCTTCACATCAGACCAGGATATCAAAGATTTAGGACTCGAAGTCGGCCAAACAGTGTACTACCCTACCGACCACGCCGCGTATGTCTTTACCGAGCCAttgaagaacatgaaggGCTCAGACGCCAGTAACCTTCACGATGAGGAAGTCGGCGATGACGAGATGGAGTTTTCAGACGACGAAAAGGAGGCCGAGTATAAGCGAGCgatcaagcagaagaagaaggataagtGGAAGAAGGACCCCTCCAGGGGAGGCAAGGAACCTCATCCTCTGCGACAAGAGTCGCGACCGGACGGAGGTCTCAActacgacgatgacgatgacggccCCTATAAGCCCCTAGCACGACCTCCCGGTTATGGTTCCGGCCCTTCTACAACAGAGATCTACGAGCCTCCATCGAGCAGAAACTTTAACCAGCGAGGAGGACGCCGTGGCGATTCTCGAGGGCGTGGAGGTCGTGGACGAGGTTCTGGACgtggtggaagaggaggctTCAACCAGCCCAGAGACGGCTACTCGCTACCTCCTCAGGCATCTCCTCAACATGTCCAACAAGCTGcccctccagctccatgGGCCGGTGCTCAAGCTCCAGCTCAAGGCGCAGCACCAGCGATGCCCAACTTTGGCTTCCAAATTCCTGGTTGGCCTCAACCACCTGCTCAGGGCAATGCTGCGGCTGCTCCGCCACCTCCTCCTGGATGGCCAGCTGCACAGGGTCAACAACAGGCTGCGAATGGCGGATCTTTCGTCAACCCGGCATTCTTCGCTGCGTTGATGTCGAGTATGCAAGCACAGCAGAACGGACAGTCGCCCTGgggacagcagcagcagcctcctaATAGTGGAAATGGCCAGGGCCAGTAA
- a CDS encoding related to mannosyltransferase translates to MAPGTAQQSQQRQFVHPTASHAKKKAPSAYSMQPISAFYWFFGAALVSAWFAPIQDCDETFNYWEPTHYLSHGYGLQTWEYSPDYAIRSWLYIAFHAFVGNVRRIFPHSNKVAEFYFVRFGLAFVCAITQTILFMVTSTTLNSRIGLFFLIATVASPGNFHASTAYLPSSFAMYLVTVGAAAFMNWRGGLKTSQGMFWFAAAGILGWPFAAALCAPFMLEELILLVFGDKTALWEAFVRIGRGVVSAILLLAGDYFVNLFFYKKAVSVTWNIVKYNIFSSNHGPELYGTEPWTFYFKNLALNFNLWFVLALAALPLFILQKIISPSGQGFQTGLRTVVFLSPFYMWLAIFSAQPHKEERFMYPAYPFLALNAAISLHMILTALGNSDPKSLVGKIPAKLKLLIVTLTIILSIDVALFRVYGIWSAYSGPMKIYSPLWDGTDDKEPFGREEDTVCFGKEWYRFPSSYFLPRDMHAKFVRSEFRGLLPGEFAEAETGFGFWSGTWLPTAGMNDHNEEDLGKYTELPACAFLVDTQYPERNDPLPPNEPDYIADEKNWEIVKCEPFLDAAKTHMLARTLWVPDASFIPDKFKRKWGRHCLLQRKKAAEPAAVK, encoded by the exons ATGGCTCCAGGTACAGCTCAACAGTCGCAGCAGCGGCAGTTTGTGCATCCCACCGCTAGTCATGCCAAGAAAAA AGCTCCAAGCGCATATTCTATGCAGCCGATTTCCGCCTTCTACTGGTTCTTCGGTGCCGCTCTCGTGTCCGCCTGGTTCGCACCGATTCAAGATTGCGATGAGACCTTCAATTACTGGGAACCGACTCACTACTTGTCCCATGGCTATGGCCTTCAGACGTGGGAATATTCTCCAGACTATGCTATCCGCAGCTGGCTCTACATCGCCTTCCACGCCTTTGTCGGCAACGTGCGTCGAATATTTCCTCACTCGAACAAG GTTGCTGAATTCTACTTTGTACGGTTTGGGCTGGCTTTTGTGTGCGCCATCACTCAAACGATCCTCTTCATGGTCACTAGTACCACACTCAACAGCCGAAttggcctcttcttcctcatcgcgaCCGTTGCCAGCCCCGGAAACTTCCATGCAAGCACTGCTTACCTTCCATCGAGCTTTGCCATGTATCTGGTCACTGTTGGAGCTGCAGCTTTCATGAACTGGCGAGGTGGTCTCAAGACTTCTCAGGGAATGTTTTggtttgctgctgctggaatTTTGGGATGGCCCTTTGCTGCGGCGCTTTGCGCGCCCTTCATGCTCGAAGAACTCATCCTGCTTGTATTTGGCGACAAGACAGCGTTGTGGGAAGCATTTGTTCGCATTGGCCGTGGTGTAGTTTCTGCAATCTTGCTTCTT GCCGGCGACTACTttgtcaacctcttcttctaCAAGAAGGCGGTTTCTGTGACATGGAACATTGTCAAGTATAACATCTTTTCGTCAAACCATGGTCCAGAGCTATATGGAACAGAACCTTGGACATTCTACTTCAAGAATCTGGCTTTGAACTTCAACCTCTGGTTTGTTCTGGCTCTTGCTGCTCTGCCTCTCTTCATACTCCAGAAGATCATTTCACCATCTGGCCAAGGGTTTCAGACTGGGTTAAGAACCGTCGTGTTCCTCTCCCCCTTCTACATGTGGCTGGCTATCTTCAGCGCACAGCCTCACAAGGAAGAAAGGTTCATGTATCCGGCCTATCCTTTCCTTGCGCTCAACGCAGCCATTTCTCTTCATATGATTTTGACTGCTTTAGGCAACTCTGATCCCAAGTCCCTTGTTGGAAAAATTCCTGCCAAGCTGAAGCTCCTGATTGTTACTCTCACTATTATTCTGTCTATCGATGTCGCTCTTTTCCGTGTCTACGGTATCTGGTCCGCTTACTCTGGACCTATGAAGATTTACTCTCCCCTGTGGGATGGAACAGATGACAAAGAGCCCTTTGGCCGCGAGGAGGACACCGTCTGTTTTGGAAAGGAGTGGTATCGTTTCCCCTCATCTTACTTTCTGCCCAGGGATATGCATGCCAAGTTTGTCCGCTCCGAGTTTAGAGGTCTTCTGCCCGGTGAATTCGCTGAAGCCGAGACTGGTTTCGGCTTTTGGAGTGGCACTTGGCTTCCAACAGCGGGTATGAATGATCACAACGAGGAGGATTTGGGCAAATACACTGAGCTCCCCGCGTGTGCGTTCTTGGTCGACACTCAATACCCAGAGAGAAACGACCCTCTGCCGCCAAATGAACCCGACTACATTGCAGATGAGAAGAACTGGGAAATTGTCAAGTGCGAGCCTTTCCTTGACGCTGCCAAGACACATATGCTCGCAAGGACTCTTTGGGTTCCTGATGCGTCATTCATCCCGGACAAGTTCAAGAGAAAATGGGGTAGGCACTGTTTGTTGCAGCgaaagaaggctgctgagcctGCTGCTGTCAAATAG